Proteins from a genomic interval of Desulfatiglans sp.:
- a CDS encoding erythromycin esterase family protein produces the protein MEYRPAGTLLQPWKQTFRELESLASIGKCSKIIGIGEGAHFVSEFSLARARLIRYFVERHRFNSIGLECGAIQGQRISEWLNSATDTDNLKNIVNPLTFALYGSVLIWLKSYLRETGRKLVVIGIDLPNTLNPRDDLEQLSTDIEILDPIVKPEVDALRQSLASISGESAVVSSTQWGKLDPTLRDKALSGIMRLKLRLMGLAPILTKLHANEFFQKASDRVLSVEHTLETLRVMKTLFDGTSLQGDTSVRESFMAGVVDKRLREDPNLKILLLAHNNHIQKTVLSFSGELTAVPMGQHLAHRHGYHAIGLTHLGATVPEMQYPSPESQLGFSVELTPADEIQKDSVEQRLVDAGGMTASFVMPADDVRGTKRIRSQSTSVETNVNEAFDAIVCIPVANKDKLVEL, from the coding sequence ATGGAATACAGGCCGGCCGGAACACTTTTGCAGCCCTGGAAGCAGACCTTCAGAGAACTTGAAAGTCTCGCTTCCATAGGGAAATGCTCCAAAATCATTGGTATAGGCGAAGGAGCTCACTTTGTTTCAGAGTTCTCCCTGGCTAGAGCCCGCCTCATCCGCTATTTCGTAGAGAGGCACCGATTTAACTCAATTGGCCTGGAGTGCGGGGCGATTCAGGGCCAGAGAATTTCGGAATGGCTCAATTCCGCAACGGATACTGATAATCTGAAAAATATTGTGAATCCATTGACCTTTGCTTTGTATGGGTCGGTGCTGATCTGGCTAAAATCCTATCTCCGGGAAACCGGAAGAAAACTGGTAGTGATTGGCATCGATTTGCCCAACACTTTGAACCCACGCGACGATCTGGAGCAATTGTCCACGGATATTGAGATCCTTGATCCCATCGTAAAACCGGAAGTGGACGCGTTAAGACAATCCCTGGCATCTATCTCCGGGGAATCCGCCGTGGTCTCATCAACGCAATGGGGGAAACTGGACCCAACTTTGCGAGACAAGGCACTCTCTGGGATCATGCGGTTAAAATTACGATTGATGGGCTTGGCCCCGATTCTTACCAAGCTTCACGCGAATGAGTTCTTTCAAAAAGCATCCGATCGTGTATTGTCGGTTGAACATACATTGGAAACCCTGCGGGTTATGAAGACACTCTTTGACGGCACTTCTCTTCAGGGCGATACGTCCGTTCGCGAATCATTCATGGCGGGCGTCGTTGACAAGCGTCTCCGGGAGGACCCGAATTTGAAGATCCTTTTACTGGCGCATAACAACCACATCCAGAAAACAGTGCTTTCCTTTTCCGGTGAACTAACGGCCGTTCCCATGGGGCAGCACCTTGCGCATCGGCATGGCTACCATGCCATTGGATTAACCCATTTGGGGGCCACCGTTCCGGAGATGCAATATCCATCGCCTGAAAGCCAGCTAGGCTTTTCGGTTGAGCTTACCCCTGCTGATGAAATTCAAAAGGATAGCGTGGAGCAGCGTCTCGTTGATGCGGGCGGGATGACGGCATCATTTGTGATGCCTGCAGATGACGTGCGTGGCACAAAACGAATACGATCCCAAAGCACA
- a CDS encoding putative addiction module antidote protein, translating to MKKLTVKYEDNLKKDLLDPVEAAEYLNAALKDGSQEVFLMALKDIADAKGISEIARKTKLNRENLYRILSTQGNPKLKSLNSVLHSVGLKLSVEVENQL from the coding sequence ATGAAAAAATTAACAGTAAAATATGAAGATAATCTCAAAAAAGATCTTCTTGATCCTGTCGAAGCTGCGGAATATTTGAACGCTGCATTGAAAGATGGTTCTCAAGAAGTTTTTTTAATGGCCTTGAAAGATATTGCAGATGCAAAGGGTATTTCTGAAATAGCACGCAAAACAAAACTTAATAGAGAAAATCTTTATCGTATCCTTTCAACACAAGGTAATCCTAAATTGAAAAGCTTGAATTCTGTCCTGCATAGTGTTGGATTGAAATTGTCTGTAGAAGTAGAAAATCAGTTATAA
- a CDS encoding GNAT family N-acetyltransferase: MIEYKTGTEHIDWDQLCNLYEDVGLVGQFGKKRDYAAIQAAFLASSKVVTAWNGSELIGGGRLLSDGVCYGTVFDVGVFPKYRRQGIATEIFKELLRDKQNLCIYLTSSFEAEDVYKKQGFKRHKNAFAKYPYASEYLIDN; this comes from the coding sequence ATAATAGAATACAAAACGGGCACTGAACATATTGACTGGGATCAGTTATGTAACCTGTATGAAGATGTTGGTCTTGTTGGGCAATTTGGTAAAAAGAGAGACTATGCTGCAATTCAGGCTGCTTTTTTGGCTAGTTCCAAAGTGGTGACTGCATGGAATGGTTCGGAACTTATCGGTGGAGGTCGGCTTCTTAGCGATGGTGTATGCTACGGAACAGTATTTGATGTTGGTGTTTTCCCAAAATATCGGAGACAGGGAATAGCAACAGAGATCTTCAAAGAGTTGCTTCGTGATAAACAGAACCTTTGTATATATCTTACATCTTCATTTGAAGCTGAGGATGTATATAAAAAGCAGGGATTTAAACGACACAAAAACGCTTTTGCAAAATATCCATACGCGTCTGAGTATCTTATTGACAATTAA
- a CDS encoding RHS repeat-associated core domain-containing protein encodes MSAKNSTSYTFDYEHRLKTIGSTIQYFYDGMGKRVRAVRSGVTTKYIYDARGNLLAEADSNNVIQRYYIYGNGLMAKVTASENTYCYHYNATGSTIAITDSSQSIVNKYAYTPFGEIGNEVEALAQPFKYIGQYGVMSESNGLYYMRARYYDPTLGRFISEDPLGFGAGDVNLYVYVNNNPVLLIDPSGSAGFALDFGGAYGSGWGTSNYSTGGGAGSGIFVGVRPDSMGHAQLGGFICQSYTDTIPGAKVGLGVNLTYYKGDSRDFLSGVSNYTSLTFAGVSVTKYSDQKTEETTGWTVSLFGKGIGFTGFKEGTTQSWSGALQK; translated from the coding sequence TTGTCAGCAAAAAACAGCACCTCATACACCTTTGATTATGAGCACAGGCTTAAGACCATAGGGAGCACAATACAGTATTTTTATGATGGCATGGGAAAAAGGGTAAGGGCTGTAAGGAGTGGTGTTACTACAAAGTATATCTATGATGCCAGAGGCAACCTGCTTGCAGAGGCTGATTCAAACAATGTTATCCAGAGGTATTATATATATGGAAATGGTCTTATGGCGAAGGTGACAGCGTCAGAGAATACCTACTGTTACCATTATAATGCGACAGGAAGCACCATAGCCATCACTGATTCCAGTCAGAGCATAGTAAATAAATATGCCTATACTCCATTTGGGGAAATAGGAAATGAGGTGGAAGCCCTTGCCCAACCATTCAAGTATATCGGGCAGTATGGGGTTATGTCAGAATCCAATGGCCTCTACTATATGAGGGCGCGGTATTATGACCCAACTTTGGGAAGATTTATATCGGAAGATCCTTTGGGATTTGGGGCTGGGGATGTCAATTTGTATGTGTATGTGAACAATAATCCGGTATTGTTGATTGATCCGTCGGGCTCTGCTGGGTTTGCATTAGATTTTGGTGGGGCATATGGCTCTGGTTGGGGCACTAGTAATTATTCTACAGGTGGAGGTGCAGGTTCTGGAATTTTTGTTGGGGTTAGGCCAGACAGCATGGGACATGCTCAGCTAGGAGGGTTTATCTGCCAATCATACACTGATACAATCCCTGGAGCAAAAGTAGGATTAGGCGTTAATTTGACATATTATAAAGGAGATTCAAGAGATTTCCTTTCAGGCGTATCAAATTATACTTCATTAACTTTTGCAGGAGTTTCTGTGACAAAATATTCGGATCAAAAAACTGAAGAAACTACAGGATGGACAGTAAGTCTATTTGGTAAAGGAATTGGTTTTACTGGGTTTAAAGAGGGGACTACTCAATCATGGTCGGGAGCTTTGCAAAAATAA